One genomic region from Streptomyces sp. Li-HN-5-11 encodes:
- a CDS encoding citrate synthase produces MRDQEPATDAAERRLSTKETAELLGVKPETVYAYVSRGQLSSRREPGGRGSTFDPQEVEALARRNRREANGTSSSGGELSVRTRITLIDKDRYYFRGVDATELAARHTYEEVAEWLWTGHLRPGVTFSAPHASVAVARRAVDALPEHTGSTDRLRAAATAAAAADPLRFDLSEEAVLGTARMLIPTLVTALPPVLPGHRDRGPLAHRLWARLSGRPADEASLRALDTALALLVDHDLAASTLAVRIAASARAHAYAAVSAGLGVIEGPLHGAASGLAHRLLLEVLDRGAAGPVIADELREGRRIPGLGHRLYRGEDPRARALFTLLEGIPHAAPALAAARDIVTTTARHAALHANVDLALAVLSTSCGMPSTAGETIFAVARTAGWIAHALEEYGERPLRMRPSGHYVGPRPPQPLPQALPG; encoded by the coding sequence ATGCGCGATCAGGAACCCGCCACGGATGCCGCCGAGCGGCGGCTGAGCACCAAGGAGACCGCCGAGTTGCTCGGGGTGAAGCCCGAGACCGTGTACGCGTACGTGAGCCGCGGTCAGCTGAGCAGCCGACGGGAGCCGGGCGGCCGTGGCAGTACGTTCGACCCCCAGGAGGTCGAGGCGCTCGCCCGCCGCAACAGGCGAGAGGCGAACGGGACTTCGTCCTCCGGCGGAGAGCTGTCCGTGCGCACCCGCATCACCCTCATCGACAAGGACCGGTACTACTTCCGCGGTGTCGACGCGACCGAACTGGCGGCCCGCCACACCTACGAGGAGGTCGCCGAGTGGCTGTGGACCGGGCACCTGCGCCCCGGTGTCACCTTCTCCGCGCCCCACGCCTCCGTCGCCGTGGCCCGCCGTGCCGTGGACGCCCTGCCGGAGCACACCGGATCCACGGACCGGCTGAGGGCCGCCGCGACCGCCGCCGCGGCCGCGGATCCCCTGCGCTTCGACCTCTCCGAGGAAGCCGTGCTCGGCACCGCGCGCATGCTCATCCCGACCCTCGTCACCGCGCTGCCGCCCGTCCTGCCCGGCCACCGCGACCGGGGCCCGCTCGCCCACCGCCTGTGGGCGCGTCTGAGCGGCCGCCCCGCCGACGAGGCCTCTCTGCGCGCCCTGGACACCGCGCTGGCCCTGCTCGTCGACCACGACCTGGCCGCCTCGACGCTCGCCGTGCGGATCGCCGCCTCCGCCCGCGCCCACGCCTACGCGGCCGTCTCCGCCGGTCTCGGCGTGATCGAGGGCCCGCTGCACGGCGCGGCCAGCGGACTCGCCCACCGGCTGCTGCTGGAGGTGCTCGACCGGGGCGCGGCGGGTCCCGTGATCGCCGACGAACTGCGGGAGGGCCGCCGGATCCCCGGCCTCGGCCACCGTCTCTACCGCGGCGAGGACCCACGCGCGCGTGCCCTCTTCACTCTCCTGGAGGGGATCCCGCACGCCGCCCCGGCGCTGGCCGCCGCCCGCGACATCGTGACCACCACGGCCCGCCACGCCGCACTGCACGCCAACGTGGACCTGGCCCTCGCCGTGCTCAGCACCTCCTGTGGCATGCCCTCCACCGCCGGCGAGACCATTTTCGCCGTGGCCCGCACAGCCGGCTGGATCGCCCACGCCCTGGAGGAGTACGGCGAGCGCCCGCTGCGCATGCGCCCGAGCGGCCACTACGTCGGTCCCAGGCCCCCGCAGCCGCTGCCCCAGGCCCTGCCGGGATAG
- a CDS encoding pitrilysin family protein, translating to MPMGHTATAEAGSGGLTATEHRLANGLRVVLSEDHLTPVAAVCLWYDVGSRHEVKGRTGLAHLFEHLMFQGSAQVRGNGHFELVQGAGGSLNGTTSFERTNYFETMPAHQLELALWLEADRMGSLLAALDDESMENQRDVVKNERRQRYDNVPYGTAFEKLTALAYPEGHPYHHTPIGSMADLDAATLEDARAFFRTYYAPNNAVLSVVGDIDPEQTLAWIDKYFGSIPSHDGKPAPRDGALPEIIGEQLREVVEEEVPARALMAAYRLPHDGTRACDAADLALTVLGGGESSRLYNRLVRRDRTAVAAGFGLLRLAGAPSLGWLDVKTSGDVEVPVIETAIDEELARFAEEGPTAEEMERAQAQLEREWLDRLGTVAGRADELCRYAVLFGDPQLALTAVQRVLEVTPEEVREVAKARLRPDNRAVLVYEPTAADAQDADAAATDDTEEAAK from the coding sequence ATGCCCATGGGTCACACGGCCACAGCCGAGGCAGGCTCCGGCGGCCTGACAGCGACCGAGCACCGCCTGGCCAACGGCCTGCGCGTGGTGCTCTCCGAGGACCACCTGACCCCGGTCGCGGCGGTGTGCCTCTGGTACGACGTCGGCTCCCGCCACGAAGTCAAGGGACGTACCGGTCTGGCTCACCTTTTCGAGCACCTGATGTTCCAGGGCTCCGCCCAGGTCAGGGGCAACGGTCACTTCGAGCTGGTGCAGGGCGCGGGCGGCTCCCTCAACGGCACCACCAGCTTCGAGCGCACCAACTACTTCGAGACCATGCCCGCCCACCAGCTGGAGCTCGCCCTCTGGCTGGAGGCCGACCGCATGGGCTCCCTGCTCGCGGCCCTGGACGACGAGTCCATGGAGAACCAGCGGGACGTCGTGAAGAACGAGCGCCGGCAGCGGTACGACAACGTGCCCTACGGCACCGCCTTCGAGAAGCTGACCGCCCTCGCCTACCCGGAGGGCCACCCCTACCACCACACGCCGATCGGCTCGATGGCCGACCTGGACGCGGCCACCCTGGAGGACGCGCGCGCGTTCTTCCGCACGTACTACGCGCCCAACAACGCCGTCCTCTCCGTCGTCGGTGACATCGACCCCGAGCAGACGCTCGCCTGGATCGACAAGTACTTCGGCTCCATCCCCTCCCACGACGGCAAGCCCGCCCCGCGGGACGGCGCCCTGCCCGAGATCATCGGCGAGCAGCTGCGCGAGGTCGTCGAGGAGGAGGTCCCCGCGCGCGCCCTCATGGCCGCCTACCGGCTGCCGCACGACGGTACGCGCGCGTGCGACGCGGCCGACCTGGCTCTGACCGTCCTCGGCGGCGGAGAGTCGTCCCGCCTCTACAACCGGCTCGTGCGCCGCGACCGCACGGCCGTCGCGGCCGGGTTCGGCCTGCTGAGGCTCGCCGGGGCGCCCTCCCTGGGCTGGCTGGACGTGAAGACCTCCGGCGACGTGGAGGTCCCGGTCATCGAGACGGCCATCGACGAGGAGCTCGCCCGCTTCGCCGAGGAGGGCCCGACGGCCGAGGAGATGGAACGCGCGCAGGCGCAGCTGGAGCGCGAGTGGCTGGACCGGCTCGGCACGGTCGCGGGCCGCGCCGACGAACTGTGCCGCTACGCCGTCCTGTTCGGCGACCCGCAGCTCGCCCTGACCGCCGTGCAGCGGGTCCTGGAGGTGACGCCCGAGGAGGTCCGGGAGGTCGCGAAGGCCCGCCTGCGCCCCGACAACCGCGCGGTGCTCGTCTACGAACCCACCGCGGCCGACGCACAGGACGCGGACGCCGCGGCCACCGACGACACCGAGGAGGCGGCGAAGTGA
- a CDS encoding citrate synthase/methylcitrate synthase produces the protein MSINRAPATLVDAPRGLAGVVVTDTRIGDVRGNEGFYHYREYSAVELAQTRSFEDVWHLLVHGDLPDARRGAAFTAETAALRRLPEEVRAVLPAIAAASARSGPLAGMRTALSLLGAAKGFRPVYDIDADRRRQDTLVACAAVPALLTALYRLGRGLDPVEPREDLSYAANYLYMLTGCEPDPERARAVEQYLISTIDHGFNASTFTARVIASTGADVAACLVGAVGALSGPLHGGAPSRALDTLDAIGTPDRVDSWIRERVLAGERIMGFGHAVYRTEDPRSRMLRETAQRFGGPRVDFAVEVERRVEAILAELKPGRELHTNVEFYAGVVMELCGLPREMFTPTFAAARVVGWSANVLEQAQDSKIIRPAARYVGRKAPVAVPQPA, from the coding sequence ATGTCCATCAACAGGGCCCCAGCCACTCTTGTCGACGCACCGCGCGGACTCGCCGGAGTCGTCGTCACCGACACCCGTATCGGTGACGTCCGCGGGAACGAGGGCTTCTACCACTACCGGGAGTACTCGGCGGTCGAACTCGCACAGACCCGGAGCTTCGAAGACGTCTGGCACCTGCTGGTGCACGGGGACCTGCCCGACGCGCGGCGCGGCGCCGCCTTCACCGCCGAGACCGCCGCACTGCGCCGGCTGCCCGAGGAGGTCCGTGCGGTGCTGCCGGCGATCGCGGCGGCGAGCGCGCGATCCGGCCCCCTCGCCGGCATGCGCACCGCGCTGTCGCTGCTCGGGGCGGCGAAGGGCTTCCGCCCGGTGTACGACATCGACGCCGACCGGCGTCGGCAGGACACGCTGGTGGCCTGCGCGGCCGTACCCGCGCTCCTCACGGCGCTGTACCGGCTGGGCAGGGGACTCGACCCCGTCGAGCCGCGGGAGGATCTGTCGTACGCCGCCAACTACCTCTACATGCTCACAGGTTGCGAGCCGGATCCCGAGCGGGCCCGGGCCGTCGAGCAGTACTTGATATCGACCATTGACCACGGATTCAATGCGTCAACCTTCACCGCGCGGGTCATCGCGTCGACCGGAGCGGATGTGGCGGCGTGCCTCGTCGGTGCTGTCGGCGCACTGTCGGGACCTCTGCACGGCGGTGCGCCCAGCCGGGCGCTGGACACTCTCGACGCCATCGGCACCCCCGACCGCGTCGACTCCTGGATCAGAGAACGCGTTCTCGCCGGCGAGCGCATCATGGGCTTCGGTCACGCGGTCTACCGCACCGAGGACCCCCGCTCCCGCATGCTGCGCGAGACCGCCCAGCGGTTCGGCGGCCCGCGCGTCGACTTCGCCGTCGAGGTCGAGCGCCGTGTGGAGGCGATCCTGGCCGAACTGAAGCCCGGCCGCGAACTCCACACGAACGTCGAGTTCTACGCCGGCGTGGTCATGGAACTGTGCGGCCTCCCCCGTGAGATGTTCACCCCGACCTTCGCCGCGGCCAGGGTGGTGGGCTGGAGCGCGAACGTCCTGGAGCAGGCACAGGACTCCAAGATCATCCGCCCGGCAGCGCGGTATGTGGGGCGGAAGGCCCCGGTGGCGGTCCCGCAGCCCGCCTGA
- a CDS encoding pitrilysin family protein, whose translation MTELATMEFHPQPQAGEARPWAFPAPERGTLDNGLTVLRCHRPGQQVVAVEVLLDAPLEAEPAGLDGVATIMARAFSEGTDKHSAEEFAAELERAGATLDAHADHPGVRLSLEVPASRLAKGLGLLSDALRAPAFADSEVERLVRNRLDEIPHELANPSRRAAKELSKELFPATSRMSRPRQGTEETVRTIDSAAVRAFYDRHVRPATSTVVVVGDLTGADLDALLGETLGAWTGSPAKPRPVPPVTADDTGRVVVVDRPGAVQTQLLIGRVGPDRHDRVWAAQVLGTYCLGGTLTSRLDRVLREEKGYTYGVRAFGQVLRSAPDGSGAAMLAISGSVDTPNTGPALDDLFTVLRRLAAEGLTDAERDVAVQNLVGVAPLKYETAAAVAGTLADQVEQHLPDDYQATLYQQLAATGTVEATAAVVAAFPVDRLVTVLVGDAAQIKEPVEALGIGQVTVVAAE comes from the coding sequence GTGACCGAGCTCGCCACGATGGAGTTCCACCCCCAGCCCCAGGCGGGCGAGGCCAGGCCGTGGGCGTTCCCGGCCCCGGAGCGCGGCACGCTGGACAACGGCCTGACGGTGCTGCGCTGCCACCGCCCCGGCCAGCAGGTCGTCGCGGTCGAGGTGCTGCTGGACGCGCCGCTGGAGGCCGAGCCGGCCGGCCTGGACGGCGTGGCCACGATCATGGCCCGGGCCTTCTCCGAGGGCACCGACAAGCACTCCGCCGAGGAGTTCGCCGCCGAGCTGGAGCGCGCGGGCGCCACCCTCGACGCGCACGCCGACCACCCCGGCGTACGGCTGAGCCTGGAGGTCCCCGCCTCGCGCCTGGCCAAGGGGCTGGGACTGCTGTCCGACGCGCTCCGGGCGCCCGCGTTCGCCGACAGCGAGGTCGAGCGGCTGGTGCGCAACCGGCTCGACGAGATCCCGCACGAGCTGGCCAACCCCTCCCGCCGCGCCGCCAAGGAGCTCTCCAAGGAGCTCTTCCCGGCGACCTCGCGCATGTCGCGACCGCGCCAGGGCACCGAGGAGACCGTCCGGACCATCGACTCGGCCGCCGTCCGCGCCTTCTACGACCGGCACGTGCGCCCCGCCACGTCCACCGTCGTGGTCGTCGGCGATCTGACCGGCGCCGACCTCGACGCGCTGCTCGGCGAGACCCTGGGGGCCTGGACCGGCTCCCCGGCCAAGCCCCGGCCCGTGCCGCCGGTGACCGCCGACGACACCGGCCGCGTGGTCGTCGTGGACCGTCCGGGCGCCGTCCAGACCCAGCTGCTCATCGGCCGCGTCGGCCCCGACCGGCACGACCGCGTGTGGGCCGCCCAGGTGCTCGGCACGTACTGCCTCGGCGGCACCCTCACCTCCCGCCTGGACCGCGTCCTGCGCGAGGAGAAGGGCTACACCTACGGTGTGCGGGCGTTCGGGCAGGTGCTGCGCTCGGCCCCCGACGGCTCGGGCGCCGCGATGCTCGCCATCAGCGGCTCCGTCGACACCCCGAACACCGGCCCGGCCCTGGACGACCTGTTCACGGTGCTGCGCAGGCTCGCCGCCGAGGGACTCACCGACGCCGAGCGGGACGTCGCCGTGCAGAACCTCGTCGGTGTGGCACCGCTCAAGTACGAGACGGCGGCGGCCGTGGCGGGCACGCTGGCGGACCAGGTCGAGCAGCACCTGCCCGACGACTACCAGGCGACGCTCTATCAGCAGCTCGCCGCCACCGGCACGGTCGAGGCCACCGCGGCGGTCGTGGCCGCCTTCCCGGTGGACCGCCTGGTGACCGTCCTCGTCGGTGACGCGGCGCAGATCAAGGAGCCGGTCGAGGCCCTCGGCATCGGCCAAGTCACCGTCGTCGCCGCCGAGTAG
- a CDS encoding M23 family metallopeptidase — protein MAFTRATGKHRRPSRMYRTTARAAGVAALATTGVIGTLAAAPALAAEQPAPEDTGLTPVITIGDTVAQKIDAQAAAQQQAAAQKQAEEAARQKAAELAKKQREAKAAAAREAERKRLNAFVAPIFDSYVSTGYKAGGSLWSSGAHTGIDFHAASGTAVHAVGAGTVVQTGWGGAYGNQIVIKMADGMYTQYGHLSSIGVSVGQQVTPGQQIGLSGATGNTTGPHLHFEARTTPDYGSDVDPVAYLRGHGVNV, from the coding sequence ATGGCGTTCACGCGCGCCACCGGGAAGCATCGCCGTCCCAGCCGGATGTACCGCACCACCGCCCGCGCGGCGGGCGTCGCGGCCCTCGCCACCACCGGCGTCATCGGCACCCTCGCCGCCGCCCCCGCGCTCGCCGCCGAGCAGCCCGCCCCGGAGGACACCGGCCTCACTCCGGTCATCACCATCGGTGACACCGTCGCCCAGAAGATCGACGCCCAGGCCGCGGCCCAGCAGCAGGCCGCCGCCCAGAAGCAGGCCGAGGAGGCGGCGCGTCAGAAGGCCGCGGAGCTGGCGAAGAAGCAGCGCGAGGCCAAGGCCGCCGCGGCCCGCGAGGCCGAGCGCAAGCGTCTCAACGCCTTCGTGGCGCCGATCTTCGACTCCTACGTCTCCACCGGCTACAAGGCCGGCGGCTCCCTGTGGTCCTCCGGCGCCCACACCGGCATCGACTTCCACGCCGCGAGCGGCACCGCCGTCCACGCGGTCGGCGCGGGCACCGTCGTCCAGACCGGCTGGGGTGGGGCGTACGGCAACCAGATCGTGATCAAGATGGCCGACGGCATGTACACCCAGTACGGCCACCTGTCGTCCATCGGTGTCTCGGTGGGCCAGCAGGTCACCCCGGGTCAGCAGATCGGCCTGTCCGGCGCGACGGGCAACACCACCGGACCGCACCTGCACTTCGAGGCCCGTACGACCCCCGACTACGGCTCCGACGTCGACCCCGTGGCCTACCTGCGCGGGCACGGCGTGAACGTCTGA
- a CDS encoding GTP-binding protein, whose protein sequence is MHPGTNVPSDLCASPPQIPVVVLAGFLGSGKTTLLNHLLHRSGGSRIGAIVNDFGAIDIDAMAVAGALGDSTVSLGNGCLCCAVDASELDLYLDRLTSPATGIDVVVIEASGLAEPQELVRMVLACENPRVVYGGLVEVVDAAEFDDTRARHPEIDRHLRLADLVVVNKVDRAGGGGGRVLGLVRSLVDGAAVVPASYGRVDPEFLFDCRPSEERIGQLSFEDLYDREGGHDHPHTAYDSLAFVSDVPLAPRPLMRFLDSRPEGLYRIKGYVDFGVHDQRNRYLVHAVGRFLRFYPEPWPAGEPRRTQLVLIGSGIDIPALGKELEACEDDAPHADEHGMWGVLRYVRSPDEPDFAEPGTPAAAADLEDPPA, encoded by the coding sequence TTGCATCCGGGTACGAACGTTCCTTCGGACCTCTGCGCGAGTCCGCCGCAGATCCCGGTCGTCGTGCTCGCCGGGTTTCTCGGTTCCGGCAAGACCACGCTCCTCAACCACCTCCTCCACCGCAGCGGCGGCAGCCGCATCGGGGCGATCGTCAACGACTTCGGGGCGATCGACATCGACGCCATGGCGGTCGCGGGGGCGCTCGGGGACTCCACCGTTTCGCTCGGCAACGGATGTCTGTGCTGCGCGGTCGACGCAAGCGAACTCGACCTGTATCTCGACCGGCTCACTTCCCCCGCTACTGGAATCGACGTCGTCGTCATCGAGGCAAGCGGTCTCGCCGAGCCCCAGGAACTCGTCCGCATGGTGCTGGCCTGCGAGAATCCCAGGGTCGTCTACGGCGGGCTGGTGGAGGTCGTCGACGCCGCCGAGTTCGACGACACCCGCGCCAGGCATCCCGAGATCGACCGGCACCTCCGGCTCGCCGACCTCGTCGTCGTCAACAAGGTCGACCGGGCCGGCGGCGGCGGCGGACGGGTGCTGGGGCTCGTGCGCTCCCTCGTCGACGGGGCCGCCGTCGTCCCCGCCTCCTACGGCCGCGTCGACCCCGAGTTCCTCTTCGACTGCAGGCCGAGCGAGGAACGCATCGGTCAGCTGTCCTTCGAGGACCTGTACGACCGTGAGGGCGGGCACGATCATCCGCACACCGCCTACGACAGCCTCGCCTTCGTCTCCGACGTGCCGCTCGCGCCCCGCCCGCTGATGCGGTTCCTCGACAGCCGGCCCGAAGGCCTCTACCGGATCAAGGGGTACGTCGACTTCGGCGTCCACGACCAGCGCAACCGCTACCTCGTGCACGCCGTCGGCCGGTTCCTGCGCTTCTACCCCGAGCCGTGGCCGGCCGGCGAACCCCGCCGCACCCAGCTCGTGCTCATCGGCTCGGGCATCGACATCCCGGCCCTCGGCAAGGAACTGGAGGCGTGCGAGGACGACGCCCCCCACGCCGACGAGCACGGCATGTGGGGCGTCCTGCGCTACGTACGAAGCCCGGACGAACCGGACTTCGCTGAACCAGGCACCCCGGCAGCCGCCGCGGACCTGGAGGATCCTCCGGCCTAG
- a CDS encoding DUF6082 family protein translates to MATQISGVRRVVSAAQARLATVAGSITAASVRYLRRGALTEQHRLHFDLLCKAMDDPALAAVLDTYETEIPLEKQRQFLFANALYVNALHFYRIGALSRAELYGHLRIICQNQIFRDYWEATRHHRKSLPEVSEEAALGRMTDDLIQEILDADTDEWWVVGSLPDDPA, encoded by the coding sequence ATGGCCACACAGATTTCAGGGGTACGGAGGGTCGTTTCCGCCGCGCAGGCAAGGCTCGCGACCGTCGCCGGATCCATCACGGCGGCGAGCGTGCGCTACCTGAGGCGAGGCGCCCTCACCGAACAGCACCGGCTCCATTTCGATCTGCTCTGCAAGGCCATGGACGATCCGGCCCTGGCCGCGGTGCTCGACACCTACGAGACCGAGATCCCCCTCGAGAAGCAGCGCCAGTTCCTCTTCGCCAACGCGCTCTACGTCAACGCCCTGCACTTCTACCGGATCGGCGCCCTCAGCAGGGCCGAGCTCTACGGCCATCTGCGCATCATCTGCCAGAACCAGATCTTCCGTGACTACTGGGAAGCCACCCGGCACCACCGGAAGAGCCTGCCGGAGGTCTCCGAGGAGGCGGCCCTGGGCCGGATGACGGACGACCTCATCCAGGAGATCCTCGACGCCGACACCGACGAGTGGTGGGTCGTGGGCAGCCTTCCCGACGACCCGGCTTGA
- a CDS encoding DNA topoisomerase IV subunit A: MARRSTKTPPPDDPYEEKILDIDVVDEMQGSFLEYAYSVIYSRALPDARDGLKPVHRRIVYQMNEMGLRPDRGYVKCARVVGEVMGKLHPHGDASIYDALVRLAQPFSMRVPLVDGHGNFGSLGNDDPPAAMRYTECRMAEATSLMTESIDEETVDFAPNYDGQEQEPVALPAAFPNLLVNGSSGIAVGMATNMPPHNLGEVIAAARHLIRYPNADLDALMRHVPGPDLPTGGRIVGLAGIRDAYETGRGTFKIRATVSVETVTARRKGLVVTELPFAVGPEKVIAKIKDLVGAKKIQGIADVKDLTDREHGLRLVIEIKNGFVPEAVLEQLYKLTPMEESFGINNVALVDGQPLTLGLKELLEVYLDHRFDVVRRRSEYRRGKKRDRLHLVEGLLTALVDIDEVIRLIRSSENSAQAKQRLMERFSLSEVQTQYILDTPLRRLTKYDRIELEAEKDRLTAEIEELTRILESDAELRKLVSAELAAVAKKFATPRRTLLLEAGDTPAAAVPLQVADDPCRVLLSSTGLLARTANGDPFPQDTDGKRHKHDVIVSAVPATARGEVGVVTSAGRLLRVNVVDLPQLPETASAPNLSGGAPLAEFVSLEDDETVVCLTTLDESSPGLALGTEQGVVKRVVPDYPANKDELEVITLKEGDRIVGAAELRTGDEDLVFITDDAQLLRYQASQVRPQGRPAGGMAGVKLAEGARVISFTAVDPATDAVVLTVAGSRGTLDDSVQTTAKLTPFDQYPRKGRATGGVRCQRFLKGEDCLSFAWAGPVPAKAAQKNGNPAELPEIDPRRDGSGVSLPKTVGVVAGPV; the protein is encoded by the coding sequence ATGGCCCGCCGCAGCACGAAGACCCCGCCGCCCGACGACCCGTACGAGGAGAAGATCCTCGACATCGACGTCGTCGACGAGATGCAGGGCTCCTTCCTCGAGTACGCGTACTCGGTCATCTACTCGCGCGCCCTGCCGGACGCCCGGGACGGTCTCAAGCCGGTCCACCGCCGCATCGTCTACCAGATGAACGAGATGGGCCTGCGCCCCGACCGCGGCTACGTGAAGTGCGCCCGCGTCGTCGGCGAGGTCATGGGCAAGCTCCACCCCCACGGCGACGCGTCGATCTACGACGCCCTGGTCCGTCTCGCCCAGCCCTTCTCGATGCGTGTCCCCCTGGTCGACGGCCACGGCAACTTCGGCTCGCTGGGCAACGACGACCCGCCCGCCGCCATGCGGTACACCGAGTGCCGCATGGCCGAGGCGACGAGCCTGATGACCGAGTCGATCGACGAGGAGACGGTCGACTTCGCGCCCAACTACGACGGCCAGGAGCAGGAGCCGGTGGCCCTGCCCGCCGCCTTCCCGAACCTGCTGGTGAACGGCTCGTCGGGCATCGCCGTCGGCATGGCCACGAACATGCCGCCGCACAACCTCGGCGAGGTGATCGCGGCCGCCCGCCACCTGATCCGCTACCCGAACGCGGACCTGGACGCCCTGATGCGGCACGTCCCGGGCCCCGACCTGCCCACCGGCGGCCGGATCGTCGGCCTGGCCGGGATCCGCGACGCCTACGAGACGGGCCGCGGCACGTTCAAGATCCGCGCCACGGTCTCGGTGGAGACCGTGACGGCGCGCCGCAAGGGTCTCGTCGTCACCGAGCTGCCCTTCGCCGTCGGCCCGGAGAAGGTGATCGCGAAGATCAAGGACCTGGTCGGCGCGAAGAAGATCCAGGGCATCGCCGACGTCAAGGACCTCACCGACCGCGAGCACGGCCTGCGTCTGGTCATCGAGATCAAGAACGGCTTCGTGCCGGAGGCCGTCCTGGAGCAGCTCTACAAGCTGACGCCGATGGAGGAGTCCTTCGGCATCAACAACGTCGCTCTGGTCGACGGCCAGCCCCTGACGCTGGGGCTGAAGGAGCTGCTGGAGGTCTACCTCGACCACCGCTTCGACGTCGTACGGCGCCGCAGCGAGTACCGGCGCGGCAAGAAGCGCGACCGGCTGCACCTGGTCGAGGGCCTGCTCACGGCGCTGGTGGACATCGACGAGGTCATCCGCCTCATCCGCTCCAGCGAGAACTCCGCTCAGGCCAAGCAGCGCCTGATGGAGCGCTTCTCGCTGAGCGAGGTCCAGACCCAGTACATCCTCGACACCCCGCTGCGCCGCCTGACCAAGTACGACCGCATCGAGCTGGAGGCGGAGAAGGACAGGCTCACCGCGGAGATCGAGGAGCTGACCCGGATCCTGGAGTCGGACGCGGAACTGCGCAAGCTGGTCTCGGCCGAACTGGCCGCGGTCGCCAAGAAGTTCGCCACCCCCCGGCGCACGCTGCTCCTGGAGGCCGGCGACACACCGGCCGCGGCCGTGCCCCTGCAGGTCGCCGACGACCCGTGCCGCGTCCTGCTGTCGTCGACGGGGCTGCTCGCCCGCACGGCGAACGGCGATCCGTTCCCGCAGGACACCGACGGCAAGCGGCACAAGCACGACGTGATCGTCTCGGCGGTCCCGGCGACGGCACGCGGCGAGGTGGGCGTGGTGACGTCCGCGGGCCGCCTGCTCCGGGTCAACGTCGTCGACCTGCCCCAGCTGCCGGAGACCGCGTCCGCGCCGAACCTGTCCGGGGGCGCGCCGCTCGCCGAGTTCGTCTCCCTGGAGGACGACGAGACGGTGGTCTGCCTGACCACGCTGGACGAGTCGTCGCCGGGTCTCGCGCTGGGCACCGAACAGGGCGTGGTCAAGCGCGTGGTGCCCGACTACCCCGCCAACAAGGACGAGTTGGAGGTCATCACCCTCAAGGAGGGTGACCGGATCGTCGGCGCGGCCGAACTGCGCACCGGCGATGAGGACCTGGTCTTCATCACGGACGACGCCCAGCTCCTGCGCTACCAGGCCTCCCAGGTCCGGCCGCAGGGCCGCCCGGCCGGCGGCATGGCGGGCGTCAAGCTCGCCGAGGGCGCCAGGGTCATCTCGTTCACGGCCGTCGACCCTGCCACGGACGCGGTCGTCCTCACCGTCGCGGGCTCGCGGGGAACGCTGGACGACTCCGTGCAGACGACGGCCAAGCTGACCCCGTTCGACCAGTACCCGCGCAAGGGCCGGGCCACCGGCGGTGTGCGCTGCCAGCGGTTCCTGAAGGGCGAGGACTGCCTGTCGTTCGCCTGGGCGGGCCCCGTCCCGGCGAAGGCCGCCCAGAAGAACGGCAACCCTGCCGAGCTCCCGGAGATCGACCCGCGCCGCGACGGTTCCGGGGTGTCGCTGCCGAAGACGGTGGGCGTGGTGGCGGGTCCGGTCTAG
- a CDS encoding GntR family transcriptional regulator: MRIPAHSVCTAIRDDIVAGVHERGSRLTEEVLARRYGVSRVPVREALRTLEAEGFVVTRRHAGACVAEPTEQEAADLLEMRMLLEPLGASRAAQRRTEAHLKVLRGLVRLGQERARTGSSEDLRSLGGWFHETLAQACGSPALTSMLTQLRHKITWMYVVEVPADPVESWAEHGAIVDAVTRGDGERARAVTARHAERATAAHRLRPPGGPPGRGERVRTSQHPVNMSGLRH, encoded by the coding sequence ATGCGTATTCCTGCGCACTCGGTGTGCACGGCGATCCGGGACGACATCGTCGCCGGTGTCCACGAGCGCGGCAGCCGCCTCACCGAGGAAGTCCTCGCCCGCCGCTACGGCGTCTCGCGCGTCCCCGTCCGCGAGGCCCTGCGCACCCTGGAGGCGGAGGGCTTCGTGGTGACCCGCCGGCACGCGGGCGCGTGCGTCGCGGAGCCGACCGAGCAGGAGGCCGCCGACCTGCTGGAGATGCGCATGCTCCTGGAGCCGCTGGGCGCCTCCCGCGCGGCCCAGCGGCGCACGGAGGCCCACCTGAAGGTGCTGCGCGGGCTGGTCAGACTGGGCCAGGAACGGGCCAGGACGGGCAGCAGCGAGGATCTGCGCTCCCTGGGGGGCTGGTTCCACGAGACGCTCGCCCAGGCCTGCGGCAGTCCCGCGCTGACCTCGATGCTGACCCAGTTGCGGCACAAGATCACCTGGATGTACGTGGTGGAGGTCCCGGCCGACCCCGTGGAGTCCTGGGCCGAGCACGGCGCCATCGTGGACGCCGTCACGCGCGGGGACGGCGAGCGCGCACGGGCCGTCACCGCCCGGCACGCGGAGCGGGCGACGGCTGCGCACCGGCTGCGTCCGCCCGGCGGTCCGCCGGGCCGCGGCGAGCGTGTGAGGACTTCGCAACACCCCGTAAACATGTCGGGCCTGCGGCATTAA